One window of Diabrotica undecimpunctata isolate CICGRU chromosome 8, icDiaUnde3, whole genome shotgun sequence genomic DNA carries:
- the LOC140447444 gene encoding C-type lectin mosGCTL-7-like yields MKITATCLTVVFLFVSISEAYIRDDSNTINTVRVSSKPQWEKNFENGGLSTLPLLRFENKLYYLGLHVTESWINAITFCETLQMKLLSINSARENEKIGKFVREQGIHNRYWIGGARFIDDRKYLWIPYGREIDYSNWPPGHPVQNAHKCILVQIFGAQLNWVEGDCNVPLNFICEKYVENWGPTGAL; encoded by the exons ATGAAGATTACAGCAACATGTCTTACAGTAGTCTTTCTGTTTGTTTCTATAAGTGAAGCTTACATTAGAGATGATTCCAATACTATAAATACTGTACGGGTTTCTTCAA aacCTCAATGGGAAAAAAACTTCGAGAATGGAGGACTATCGACTCTGCCATTACTTcgttttgaaaataaactctATTATTTGGGCCTTCACGTAACG gAGAGTTGGATAAATGCTATAACATTTTGTGAAACCCTTCAGATGAAACTGCTATCAATTAATTCAGCAAGAGAGAATGAAAAAATCGGAAAGTTCGTAAGAGAACAAG GTATCCATAATCGATATTGGATTGGGGGAGCAAGATTCATAGATGACCGTAAATATTTGTGGATACCTTATGGAAGAGAAATTGACTACAGCAACTGGCCCCCCGGTCATCCAGTACAGAATGCTCATAAGTGTATACTAGTGCAGATATTCGGCGCCCAGCTCAATTGGGTTGAGGGAGACTGCAACGTGCCACTAAATTTCATTTGTGAAAAATATGTGGAAAATTGGGGCCCTACGGGGGCTTTATga